TAGAGAGTCACTAGCCTACACAGTTGTAACAACGTAGAGGATGGCGATGTAGACTAGTgaagtaccaatgttacagaaatacTCTATATGCGACCAATATATCTCCCCACTGAATGCCGCATAAAACTGCGTCGATAACACTGttaagattccacaggtaATGTGCACACTATCAACACTTGAAAAACACCGACTTCTCCACAAAACCTCTGCTGCAACTACTGTCAAACTATGGTACAAAACATTTAGCCACAATAAGGCTAAtctttcatggaatatttaataaacatactgcATTACTCCAAATAATTACACGAGAAAACTCATTTACAGCAAATTACATAAACccaaaatatacttcacaAAACCACTGTTTGAAATCACTAGCCTGAAGAGAACCccgaacaccttcaaacattcaataaaaagtatcAACAAACCCTAACCGGACTTTTTGGAAAACCTTAtcaaaagtagtaccaaagttttactgaaaatggaactaAAGAATtacactaccaatgtgtaaacgtcactagagccaggtcacagcattgactaccaatgtgtaaacgctgaactaccaatgtgtaaacgtcactagagccaggtcacagcattgactaccaatgtgtaaacgctgaactaccaatgtgtaaacgtcactagagccaggtcacagcattgactaccaatgtgtaaacgttgaactaccaatgtgtaaacgtcgctagagccaggtcacagcattgactaccaatgtgtaaacgtcactagagccaggtcacagcattgactaccaatgtgtaaacgtcactagagccaggtcacagcattgactaccaatgtgtaaacgctgaactacctatgtgtaaacgtcactagagccaggtgacagcattgactaactatgtgtaaacatcactagagccaggtcacagcattggcaactatgtgtaaacatcactagagccaggtcacagcatcggcaactatgtgtaaacgtcgctagagccaggtcacagcattgactaccaatgtgtaaacgctgaactaccaatgtgtaaacgtcactagagccaggtcacagcattgactaccaatgtgtaaacgctgaactaccaatgtgtaaacgtcactagagccaggtcacagcattggcaactatgtgtaaacgtcgctagagccaggtcacagcattgactaccaatgtgtaaacgtcactagagccaggtgacagcattgactaactatgtttCCTTTAGCCTACCCCGAATAGCCCCTACATTTCTACCAAAGttttgtcaacattggcaccaaacttttatgaacttttcatgtaaccttgtactactatatacaaaaacgttagccagttttacgtttccctactgttgaaaacccacccaagggatagccaaGCTTAAGTTtccctactgttgaaaacccacccaaaggatagccagttttacgtgtacctactgttgaaaacccacccaaaggatagccagttttacgtgtacctgctgttgaaaacccacccaaaggatagccaggtttacgtgtacctgctgttgaaaacccacccaaaaggtagccagttttacgtttccctgctgttgaaaacccacccaaaggatagccaggtttacgtgtacctgctgttgaaaacccacccaaaggatagccaagcttacgtgtacctactgttgaaaactcacccaaaggatagccagttttacgtgtacctgctgttgaaaacccacccaaaaggtagccaggtttacgtgtacctgctgttgaaaacccacccaaaggatagccaggtttacgtttacctactgttgaaaacccacccaaaggatagccaaGCTTAAGTTtccctactgttgaaaacccacccaaaggatagccaaGCTTAAGTTtccctactgttgaaaacccacccaaaggatagccaggtttacgtgtacctgctgttgaaaacccacccaagggatagccaagcttacgtgtacctactgttgaaaacccacgcaaaggatagccaggtttacgtgtacctactgttgaaaacccgCTAAAAAGTTAGCCAACCTTCTCATGAATCACCACTAGAATATAGTAGAGGTATCACTAGGCTTTTTCTAATGTGATTACTTGAATATTCCTCAGATGCCACTAGAATTCTACAATAccgtctaaccctatgtatacctagtatcactattgtctaaccctatgtatacctagtatcactattgtctaaccctatgtatacctagtatcactattgtctaaccctgtgtatacctagtatcactattgtctaaccctatgtatacctagtatcactgctTGTAACCCTATGAAatcactctgtaatctTATCCACTTAATACCCCTAAAagctaccacttttctatgaatgctttaccaaaacgccactacatttctatgaaacctttaccaaaaacgctactacttttctctgaaacctctgccaaaaatactactacttttctgtgaaacctttaccaaaatgctactacttttctatgaaacctttaccaaaatgctactacttttctatgaaacctttgccaaatacgctactacttttctgtgaaacccctgccaaaaacgctactatttttttgtgaaacccctgccaaaacgctactacttttctgtgaaacccctgccaaaatgctactacatttctgtgaaatgtttaccaaaaccgctaccacttttctatgaaacccctgccaaaaccgctactacttttctatgaaacccctgccaaaaccgctactacttttctatgaaacctttaccaaaacgccactacatttctatgaaacccctgccaaaaacgctaccacttttctgtgaatgctttaccaaaatgccactacttttctatgaatgctttaccaaaatgctactacttttctatgaaacccctgccaaaacgctactacatttctgtgaaacccctgccaaacatgttactaaacttctatggaacctttactaacattgctactaaacttccatgtaacttttgatgaacatatccacattatccctagttatcgcgccgaaggcgccactactttgccactatgtcttaccaaaatacttcaccagttccattcctttgcgtcccgtcatcaccttataccacatacactgccactggtgtgctccaccccttaaccaatgtgacctcatatgtgtccagtccagtggccatatggctccaaaggctaggtagagtaccgctaaTAGCCAGGCTaccgtgagaacaaagatccaggggagcctggtggtgtagatgagctggttgaTGGAGGTGGTGAGTTTTGTGAACTCGACGCTTTTTTCTACGTTACCCAGTGTCTTTAGGAACTCGTGGCACCGCTTCTTCTGACCTACGTCACCATAATTACCCCGAATAagcactacttttatactaaactttcagcaaaagtacCACAAAAGCTCTAGaaaacttttgtgaaagaattacccaaagctaAGCCACAGTTTCAGTGGAAACACAActaaaacgtataaacaATCTGACTAAAGCTATACCAACagcataacaacatttgCGTTACACCGTCCTGGAGACCCATAattataataacactgttcctttccttcaattgttACTACACTTGTCTATAgtaacactgtttccttcaattggtGCCAAAGGCTGGGTGGAACCCATGGGCTTTCTATGTTACAATtactccacatcaccacccctagaggcaccgttgcgccgaaggcgccataTTATAACCCCCAATGACAATGTACTGTGTGTACGTCATAAGTTGCACtacctactgcagtcactGCCATGCTATGGAACCCACTGGcaaatttgaatgtgtgtGGTACCACGGAAGGGCTATCAGTAGCTCCTCAGTGAACTAACTGCAGCCTTCCACAGATATCCCACTTACTCTATATTAGCACTGCTTAATGCACTGGTTTCACCGGAATGTGTACCCTGTTAATGCCCATTATAGGATCACTACCTATACcgctactatatatagtgagtgacactagtgtatatcatttagcaccgttgcgccgaaggcgccactatgtcttaccaaaatactccaccagtgccattcctttgcgtcccgtcatcaccttataccacatgcattgccactggtgttctccaccccgtaaccaatgcgacctcatatgtgtccagtccagtggccaaatggcaccaaatgctaggtagagcactgctactagccaggccaaCGTGAGCACAAAGATCCAagggagcctggtggtgtagatgagctggtttATCTCGTGGTGGAGGCCTGTTGTGGAGCCATTCTTGAGGTGATCTCCTGTTAGGACCTTTTCCAGTGTTCCcaggaactcgtgacacttcttcgtacctactacactatGACTACCCTAGGGCAcagttgcgccgaaggcgcccttatagaacttttgCCAACTatactactacactatcTCTACACTATTCAcactactatactacaacttaCCTCCAGTGTCGTGCAACTCCTTTACAtcaccatacccaaagccatacttgtacaacactggtagtaccccggtacatgatacgattgatgAGCAGCCACAACAGTTATTCTTGTCTCCATGATTACCCTGTCGACACTGATCTCCACATCCAGAAGCAGCTCCTCCCacacctactacaccatgaatccatatgatacGGTTGCGCGCCGCCTGTtacactgtcgcgccgaaggcgcccctatcTCCATGGGCGCGCCCATATACCACTGAAACTAACCTGTACCACACTCATCCTTGCACtgtatattcatataatcCTCCTTCAACTTATCCAACCCTCCCTGGAACTcccctatcaaatagaccaaccatgacaggtaggtcccggccatcacgggactcaactggccatactgctggccactgaGGGGGCTTAAGTATTTGGCGCCAGTACCATAAGCGCAGTCTACTAGGCACTTAAGGGAGCCATTTTGTGTGCCTGTCTTGCAATCTCCACCGTATGTCTCGAGGGCTGTTACCACTGCATCAGGACCACCACCAATAGACGGCATGTGCAGTTTAGATTCCTTTTCTTTTCCTTTCAGTTTATCATACACTCCCTCTCCAACACCCTTGTTTCCCccaatgtagactatatagtaatagaacccaaagaggtcacccagggtccgtggcaccgtgggagtaatacatgccagtagtctcagtagtaccaccaAAGTGCCACTCTGGCACTTTTcggggtcacagtagtactccaggagtagtgacagtgtattcccagtgcagtggaTGGGATAGTTACCAGGGCTAACACCACTAcctgctacaccattagtccATGTGACTGCCGTGTTGCCCTTATATACTagggtgggacgtacctttgtCGAGCCCAGCTATCTTGTGCGTCTTGCttaaatctgtgcataccatAAGTCACTATTAGTCACTAGGgctactgtggcgcccagtgggtgcccctagtatatatagtgttataatgggacgtacctttgaagtgttTCTCCTTATCCATGCTCCAACCCATAGGGACTGGACAGTGTATGGGCGGTTTGCCAATATGCCCCAAAGGAGAAATGTCTTCGGGATCCATATGCTCCTTAATTTCCGGATATTCTTCCACATTGCCCTTACCGATTATGGCTTTACACCTCAGTGATCCTAATCTATCACACAAGAAGCTCTGTAAGGGTGACTCAGTACGATTACTTGTACCTTCGAAAACACCACACTTTTTGGTGTGGTCCTTTCCATCCTGAGCAGTAGCAAGTCCTCCTgtacctactacaccattagtccatgactacccctaggacactgttgcgccgaaggcgcccttataaAGCACTAGAACATACCATCTGTCTGACATATCCACTTGTTACTAACTTTTCCATCCATTTTTCCAACTTGGaaaccatacctacaactctTCCAGCCCAGCACTGCCGTTTTATCCGTTGCCACCCCCTCCTTGCAttgcttcctcaggaaatagagctggtagaagcagtggtagacatatgccctcagttggtccaggcactgggcgggAGAGCCGTCCATGTcaaagccaaagagcccattggcatacatcccatggagggggcctatAAAGTGTTAgggagtggtactgctAGGGTACTTACCGAAATCCTTTACtgccaggtggtacccgccgtagcagactTGGCCGGGCTTGAGTTGTTGGCCGGTGGAAGCTGACGGTGGTGCCGGTGCCTGGGTAGCTGCCTCTGCAGCCTTGTCTTTATCATCAAGGGTACACCTCTTAGATTTAGGGTCTTTCTTGTGTTCAGGACACCTGTTCTTCTCCGCAGCAGCAGCAGCTGGAGATACAGCTCCAGGTACTCCTACTCCGGGTACCCCTACCCCTGGAacacctactacaccattagtccacatgactacccctagggcactgttgcgccgaaggcgcccttatatatagcacaaGACTAATGTACTCACCTACACTCGTGACTTCCctttctatggtcccctggataccgatgagtaccagtgggcagtagccacaggcggccattaggtagtgggttATACAGTCCCTCTTGAGGGTGGTACTGGCCTTAGCAGCACTGGTATCGTACAGCTCTATCTGGCCCTTTTTATCCTCAGAGTTCCCCTGGGTCACCTGATCCGTCTTTTGTTGCATCCTCTCTACCAGTGCCCTGTATCCCTGactatatggcaatgcactgagcCAGTATAGAATCTCACGGATAGTCCTAGGTTTCCTAGGAGAGGGTGTTTCTTTCTTTTCAGTGGCCGGCGAAGCCGTCACAGTTACCTTATTGGCCCCGGCACTACCTGCCCGGAAGTACCCACTtgccaggatgtggagtaccaatagggggtactGCTTACATATTTGCTCCGTTTTGAGCTTCTTTTCCACTGCAGTCTTGGCCGTACTATAGATACTgctgtagtactcagctacactacctgggtcacattggtcCTACTgaggaggtggacttaCCTGAATCAGCGCCTTTAGTGAATTCTTCAAATGCTCCTGGTTTATCGTTTTTTCCAGcaaatatattccataATAAGTATCCACTTCCTTTATACAACttatccaggtcatagcccattgacgccatgaatgagccgagaccgGCATTGGTATCACTGATATCGTACAAACTACTTTGCCTCCACCTATTGTCTCCTACCAACcaccccaactgactgagtccactccagatgagacatactgaccctaggaaaatacgggccaggaggtggacttgATCTGGCTGGTCCGAGATGGTGGGCCAGGAGCATTCTGAAGGGGGAATGGAAGCATCGTTAGGGGTACTAGCGCAGTTATCATATGATGATTGATACTCCTGCTCCACATTCCCTGCAGTCCATTGACTACCGATGCCGGAACCGTCACAGTATCTTATGGTGGCGTTACTGTGTTTCCCCTGatcctgccacccaacccacttctgtagtcccagtgccaagtggtctatcagtgtccctatgacctcggtgccaccAGCGCAGGTATCCctggcagcactagtgctgccaccaCTTAGGAGTCCCAGGTCCGTGAGCACTGGCTTGACTATGGACTGTTCCTGGTCTAGAAGTATGCCATCCCAGTACCTCTCAGGGTGTGGACCAGGGGACCCCGGGGACCTGGCGTCgtacagtaggtccttcactgccttggcAAGGTAGCACAAACAGTCTGTGTGGTCATGTACGTACTACAGTGAGTACTATTGACTTACGGGGGGCATTTTCAGGCTTTGGTGGCGGCTGCGCCGCTtcattcttcttaccatccctaccagttaccctcaggacccagtcaatggcctccttcaggttggtgggagcctgGGTGAGGCTGTCGTGTGGCTTCCAGCCCTTTGCTGCTGCCATTATGTTACCACCCCTAGTttcgagagtgtccagtaaGGGTGGCACTATATGgtagtcagtggtagtgacagtgtaggtatcggggtggaatcctagggAGGTGGAGCGCGCCTTTGGagatagtggcgccttcggcgcgacagtatTTTGGTGGCGCGCAGTGCGAGTAAAGGGAAATCCACCACTCCTAGTAGTGTATCTGTAGAATAATATGGATTATCCAGTAGCGGTAGATTCCGTATAAGCAATTCAGCATTCCACTATAACAGTTGCATCACCACCACGATGCTAGtctggtggaatcccatagaatagtatgcgcgccaccaatctacgggcgcgctcagtatatataggattccaccagaCTAGCCACTCCACTacctcaccactgtgagtactgctgagtactcctaaaAGCACTGATAATGTCTTCTTTTAAGCCCTATTCTTCACTAACTGacgctcccaccaacctgaaggaggccattgactgggtcctgagggttactggtaaggatggaAAGCCACTAGACGAGAAGAATGGAGGTACGTTGCTGTAGACACAgatataagggcgccaaaggcgcccAGTAGTATATAGACTCACCCctgtacagaatgtatatgtggcctggcggcggcagtgactgacctactgcagtcagtacaactggagtaccatggtaagtaatCAGTACTAGAGTAGTGCTATCTAGTACTcctactggtatacagtacctcatggtgtcctataggctatGAAGGTGAAGCTCCAAACAATGGCCCCCCAAAAGATCAAGTAACACAATACCTCAATGGACTCTTCTCCCTAGTCCAAGGcctaggtggtactgcagtggtccggacctatatagaccagctggcacaggtactcagtgcactcgttgggtggagtaagatagataAGTGTTGGGACAAGGGCAAATGCCAGAAGGGTGGCAAtggatatcaacatggcaTAAAAACGGAATGCGGATATCTAAAGGATGTAACACCAAACACGCCGTGCAAGGaatgtgggtgtatgaaatggaatgATCCCAATCCGAGCAGTAATGaaggacaccacctagGAAGGAGGTGTACAAAGTGTAAGGGTAGTGGTGATAGTACAGGGTGTAGCTGTAGTAGTGCTGGTGGCAAGCAGTGTACTGCTGACAAGGAGTGTAAATGCGACAGAAAATGTGAATGTACCAATGGTACATATAGATCGGCATATGGAGAGAATGTCAGCTACCAATCATACATAGGAGAAATCCACCAACTATGTAGACCACCGAATTGGGAGTATTTAAAGCGTGGCCCTCCTGGTTTCAATGCTGATGGCAAGCAGATAAAGGACGGATTGACCCCCTCCCAACGCCgacaccaatgtgcccgtattctcctagggtcagtatgcctcatctggagtggacttacatatatgtattggactggTAAATGGGCCAAGAGTAGTCCCCggtggaacaatcacatcctggatggcactggtctagatgatggtaccctatcacaatggcttcaggcccta
This is a stretch of genomic DNA from Babesia bovis T2Bo chromosome 1, whole genome shotgun sequence. It encodes these proteins:
- a CDS encoding variant erythrocyte surface antigen-1 beta subunit; translated protein: MAAAKGWKPHDSLTQAPTNLKEAIDWVLRVTGRDGKKNEAAQPPPKPENAPHCLCYLAKAVKDLLYDARSPGSPGPHPERYWDGILLDQEQSIVKPVLTDLGLLSGGSTSAARDTCAGGTEVIGTLIDHLALGLQKWVGWQDQGKHSNATIRYCDGSGIGSQWTAGNVEQEYQSSYDNCASTPNDASIPPSECSWPTISDQPDQVHLLARIFLGSVCLIWSGLSQLGWLVGDNRWRQSSLYDISDTNAGLGSFMASMGYDLDKLYKGSGYLLWNIFAGKNDKPGAFEEFTKGADSGSVAEYYSSIYSTAKTAVEKKLKTEQICKQYPLLVLHILASGYFRAGSAGANKVTVTASPATEKKETPSPRKPRTIREILYWLSALPYSQGYRALVERMQQKTDQVTQGNSEDKKGQIELYDTSAAKASTTLKRDCITHYLMAACGYCPLVLIGIQGTIEREVTSVGVPGVGVPGVGVPGAVSPAAAAAEKNRCPEHKKDPKSKRCTLDDKDKAAEAATQAPAPPSASTGQQLKPGQVCYGGYHLAVKDFGPLHGMYANGLFGFDMDGSPAQCLDQLRAYVYHCFYQLYFLRKQCKEGVATDKTAVLGWKSCRYGFQVGKMDGKVSNKWICQTDGTGGLATAQDGKDHTKKCGVFEGTSNRTESPLQSFLCDRLGSLRCKAIIGKGNVEEYPEIKEHMDPEDISPLGHIGKPPIHCPVPMGWSMDKEKHFKDLSKTHKIAGLDKGSGVSPGNYPIHCTGNTLSLLLEYYCDPEKCQSGTLVVLLRLLACITPTVPRTLGDLFGFYYYIVYIGGNKGVGEGVYDKLKGKEKESKLHMPSIGGGPDAVVTALETYGGDCKTGTQNGSLKCLVDCAYGTGAKYLSPLSGQQYGQLSPVMAGTYLSWLVYLIGEFQGGLDKLKEDYMNIQCKDECGTGVGGAASGCGDQCRQGNHGDKNNCCGCSSIVSCTGVLPVLYKYGFGYGDVKELHDTGGTKKCHEFLGTLEKVLTGDHLKNGSTTGLHHEINQLIYTTRLPWIFVLTLAWLVAVLYLAFGAIWPLDWTHMRSHWLRGGEHQWQCMWYKVMTGRKGMALVEYFGKT